CGAGTTTTCGCTGATATTGCCTTTGAACGTGCTCGGGTCGGTCCACCCCGTAAGCTTGAAGTCGAGGTCGTTCGTGGTGAACTCGTTGTCCTCGATCTTCCAGCTGCCATTCAGTTCGGTGATCGCCACACGGCAGTTCCCGATGAAGTTTCCGGTGATCCGGATGTTCTTGGCATTGGGATTGTTGCCGATCGTGATGCAGTCCGTGAGCCGCGTAGCCGGAAGATCGAAGTTCCCGAAGAACGTGCTGTTCTCGAAGCGAATGTCTTCCTGGTTGTTCCCCGAGTTCGACGGCGAAATCGCCACCAGCTTCGCGCCGGCGCGCGATTTTGAATTGAAATAGTCGCGCTGAAAGAGGATGTCGCTGGTAATCAGGCTGCTTCCAGCCAGATTCTGGTCGATCCTCACCACCGTGCCGGCGAGCGTGCTGCTTCCCGTTGCCCAGCCGCAGAACGCCAGCCCCTCGAACACCAGTCCGCGTGAACGGTTGATGTCGATCAGCACACCATCGTTCGCGCCCGCCCAATTGAAGCCCGCCGTCGTGCAGTCCGATGAACTGCCCTGGCCGGTGGGTGAGTAAAACTTGATCTTGTGGCGCAGATAAATCTGAACGCTTGTCGTGATCCTCATCCGAAAATTGGGCGGAACGAAGCCGCACCCGCCATCGGGGATCGCGTTGATCCACGCCTGGATCGCCGCGGAGTCATCGGTCACGCCGTCCCCCTTGGCGCCAGATGCGCGGACATCCGCGCATGGCCTCTGCGTGGCCAAATCGCTGACCGTCAATCGCCCCTGGCGCAGGTCCAGCACCGGCACACCAGCGGAGTTCGTATACGTGTCGGCGCCTGCATACGTCGAGGGGATCAGTACGGCGCCGCTCGTCCCCGCATCGTTGATCGCCGATTGGATGTTCGCGAACTGGCTCGCATAACGTACCGACGCCAGCGTGACCGGAGTGTCTCCCTGCCGGCCGAGCTTCGTCACCGTCACCGCATCCTGCGCCGCGTTCTGCGTGTCAACATAACTAACCGTGGCGTACTGCCCGGCTGAGGCGGTTGGTACCACCGAGGCGCGTATCGCCGACACCGTCGTCGGTGACGTGGTCGGCACAACCCAGGCTTCTGTGTTGGTCGTGCCGTCGTTCAATTTCAAGGTGGCTTTGTAGTAGGTACCCGGAGGCGTCGCTCCCTGATTGGGCGCCAGTGCCAGGTTCAGCGCGCCGCCGGGACCAAGTGTCACGCTCATCGCCCCCGCTGCGACGGCCTTGTGATCTGCTGTAACGAACGCGGGCCACGACAGAAGGATCGTCCCCTGCGCCGGTGCGCCGTCCGCGCGATACACAACGTCGTTGATTACCGTCGTTGCGGGCTGCGCGGCGTGCAGACAAGGCGTCAGCCAGACGCACAGCACGACGATGGCGGAAAAAGAAAGCCGCCCCGCGGGGCGGCTGAAATCAGTGCCGGTTTTTATCATGAGTTCCTGTTTCGGCTCGGTCGCTACCTGACGAAGCTGCTGCTAGTCGTTCCCCGCGGGCGCATAGCTGCGCATGAAATTCTCCACGCTGCGCACGTATACTTCCGCCAAATCCACGACGTTACGGCGGCTCACCAGCAAACGCTGCGCGTCCGCCAAACTCAAACCGCTCGCCCGCAATATCGCCAGCGTCATCATCGGCGCGCGGTGAACGCCGGCGGCGCAGTGCACGAACAGCCGGGCTGCGTCGTTCTGCAACGCAGCGGTCGCAAACTCCACACCGCGCTGAAAAACTTCGGGCGGCTTTGGCAGGAAGTCGTCATCCACAGGGTTCCACAGCACATCGATTCCGTAAGGATCAGCGAGTTTCCGGTCATCGAACTCCACCTGCATGTTGATGATGTGCGTTACCCCAGCGCGCACAACCTCAATCATGTTGGCTTCGTGCCAGATTCCGCCGCCCACGGCGATCCGCGGTGTCACCCACGTCAGGTCCATCATCAGGGTCGCGTCCGGCTCCGCGGCGGCGCTTTTCGCCCGCTCAGAGTCGGAGCGTTTCCATTCTAAATGCGGCCCTGCCCTAACTCGACTTTGCTGCCTTCGCGTACGTTACGTTGTTCCGTCTCCAGCCAGCTGATCAACTGCTTGGCCCAGTGGACACCGGCACGCTCGGTTTCCCCTGTCGCGTCCAGCGCCTGCCAGATATCAAACAGAAATCTCGCGTGCGGGCAGCTCTTTTCGGTTTGGGCCTCCCGAATGAACGTCTCCACAATGTCTGGAAGCGCCGCCGTGATCTGGGCCACCACCTGCTCGCTAACGTCTGAACTGCCTGGCCCGGCCGTCATCTCCCTGCGTCCGGATTCGCCGGCTCGCCGGTTCATCGACCGAACGCTCGGAGCTTCGCGCATAAAACGAAAGCGCCGGGCGGCTCGCCGTTGTCCCGGCGTTCCCGGCGCTTCTCAATTCCTCAGCTTCACTTTCAGAATAGCAGGTTCGGTACCCAGAATGGGAAGGCAGTCACGAAATTTATCTCGCGATGGCTGAAATGCTTACAACGTTTCCGGCCGATTTGGGGGCTTGACAACTTTTTTCCACAACCTGGTGCCGCTCGAGCGGCAACAGCAATTTTCGACGAAGCAGGATCGCCGACAGCCGATCCAACGCCTCGGGAAATCTGACCCCCACTCGGCGGCGCGAGCAGCGCAGCAGGTCCGCCGCTTCCTCTTGGGTGTAGTTTTCCAGAACCACGCACGCGATCAGCTCGCGTGAAAACGGATCGAGCAGCTTCAGGCAGCGCTCCATGTCGTGCGTGAAAATCACCGCGTCTTCAAACGTGCTGGTGCGGTACGAGCTGACGCGCGCTCGAAAAAACTCGCGACCCACAAGCGACGGCAGCCGGCCCAGTTCCACCGAAAGGCGCAAAAACTTCCGCAACAGCGCTGTGGTCCGGTCGCGATATGCCGCGATTTCCGGCGGAGCGTCTGGCTCCTGCCATTGCGCGGACGACTCCACTCTGTGCGGAGGCTTTCTGCTCCGGCTCGTGCACCCGCCGCCACCCGAAGCCAATACAGACATGCGCTCCACAGCGAGTGTGCTCATACGTTCCTCCTCAGTCTCGGCGCGGAGAGTTGCTGCTGGAGCTCTCTCCGGCATCGAAGACATTGCACTTCGTCGCTTTCGCATTTCCGAAAGAACAACCCGCCACAACGTTCGCAATACTTCAATTCGAGCTTGGCGACTGCGAGTACCGCCACTGGCATGAGCGTCTCCTCGGTGAGAGTTGAACAACACAAAAGCCCTGTGCCGCCCGGCAACTTTGGCCGGTTCAGCCCAGGGCTCGTTTT
This genomic interval from Terriglobales bacterium contains the following:
- a CDS encoding dual specificity protein phosphatase, translating into MMDLTWVTPRIAVGGGIWHEANMIEVVRAGVTHIINMQVEFDDRKLADPYGIDVLWNPVDDDFLPKPPEVFQRGVEFATAALQNDAARLFVHCAAGVHRAPMMTLAILRASGLSLADAQRLLVSRRNVVDLAEVYVRSVENFMRSYAPAGND